The following are from one region of the Salvia splendens isolate huo1 chromosome 2, SspV2, whole genome shotgun sequence genome:
- the LOC121765104 gene encoding probable serine/threonine-protein phosphatase 2A regulatory subunit B'' subunit TON2, whose product MYSGSSDGEASTQRKIPAASSMLWVRNLRRFIGSGAGLGSEALMELETKRILLDIFKAKQQKSAEAGTIPSFYKKKPEEGSISHRVQRLAKYRFLKKQSDLLLNADDLDAMWVCLRENCVIDDATGAEKMNYEDFCHIASVCTEQIGLKCRRFFSPSNFMKFEKDESGRISILPFYLYVMRTVSLTQARIDMSELDEDSDGFLQPHEMENYIGGLIPNLAQLRDMPDGFVQMYCRIAAHKFFFFCDPHKRGKACIKKVLLSNCLQELMELHQESEEEATDTEQAENWFSLTSAQRICDMFLALDKDMSGSLSKQELRDYADGTLTDIFIERVFDEHVRRGKNGNGNAREMDFESFLDFVLALENKDTSEGLTYLLRCIDLNGRGFLTTADIHTLFRDVHQKWIEGGNYELCIEDVRDEIWDMVKPADPLRITLADLLACKQGGTVASMLIDVRGFWAHDNRENLLQEEEEPEE is encoded by the exons ATGTATAGTGGGTCCAGCGATGGCGAGGCATCGACGCAGCGGAAGATTCCCGCGGCGTCTTCAATGCTCTGGGTTCGTAATCTCCGCCGCTTCATCGGATCCGGCGCCGGTCTCGGATCCGAAGCCCTCATGG AACTAGAGACCAAAAGAATTTTGCTTGACATATTCAAAGCAAAGCAACAAAAGAGCGCTGAAGCTGGCACCATTCCGAGCTTCTACAAGAAG AAACCCGAAGAAGGTTCCATCAGTCATAGAGTCCAGAGGCTGGCCAAGTATCGTTTTCTCAAG AAACAATCTGATCTTTTGCTGAATGCCGATGACCTGGATGCTATGTGGGTTTGCCTGAGAGAAAATTGTGTAATCGACGATGCCACTGGAGCTGAAAAG ATGAATTATGAAGACTTCTGCCACATTGCCTCCGTGTGTACAGAGCAGATAGGCCTTAAATGTCGGCGCTTTTTTAGCCCCTCAAATTTCATGAAGTTTGAGAAAGATGAATCTGGGCGAATATCCATCCTCCCTTTCTACCTCTATGTGATGCGCACG GTTTCTCTCACTCAAGCCAGAATTGATATGAGTGAGCTTGATGAGGATTCAGATGGCTTTCTTCAGCCTCAC GAAATGGAAAATTACATAGGAGGTCTTATTCCCAACTTGGCGCAGTTGAGGGATATGCCTGATGGTTTTGTGCAGATGTATTGTCGCATAGCTGCCCAcaaattcttcttcttctgtgaTCCTCATAAACGAG GAAAGGCATGCATAAAGAAAGTCCTGCTTAGTAATTGCCTTCAAGAGCTAATGGAACTACATCAG GAAAGTGAGGAAGAAGCGACGGATACTGAACAGGCTGAAAACTGGTTCTCATTGACATCTGCTCAACGCATATGTG ATATGTTCCTCGCTCTGGATAAAGATATGAGTGGATCACTGAGCAAACAGGAACTTCGAGATTATGCAGATGGGACATTGACAGATATATTCATTGAGAGAG TGTTTGATGAGCATGTCCGGCGTGGAAAGAACGGTAATGGTAATGCTCGCGAGATGGATTTTGAGAGTTTTCTCGACTTTGTTCTGGCTTTGGAGAATAAAGATACTTCAGAAGGATTAACATATTTGTTGAGATGCATTGATCTAAATGGGAGGGGATTCCTTACAACGGCTGATATCCACACATTATTCAG GGATGTTCACCAGAAATGGATTGAAGGTGGCAACTATGAACTTTGTATCGAGGATGTGAGGGATGAAATCTGGGATATGGTAAAACCAGCTGACCCGTTGAGAATTACACTAGCCGATCTACTCGCTTGCAAGCAGGGTGGCACAGTTGCAAGCATGCTTATTGATGTGCGCGGATTCTGGGCACATGACAACAGAGAAAATCTTCTCCAGGAAGAGGAAGAACCCGAAGAGTAA